A genomic segment from Alistipes senegalensis JC50 encodes:
- a CDS encoding outer membrane beta-barrel protein produces the protein MATEPLLNPMNPGKTLPLLLFCLLCAATAAAQSVTVRFRVADRATRDAVVGAVAELRSRTDTAAAALYTTSDIDGRGLFPRVPRGEYRLTVTSLGYDSLRTDLRVGTTAVTLDSLWLAPRAETIDDVVVEVPALRSSVRGDTLSYRASAYKVAFGSDAGSLISKMPGLEIADGAIEAQGRSVQRVYVDGREFFGNDVMSAVRNIPADMIESIDIYNTQSDQSEFTGVDTGEGVTALNIVTLPDKRRGAFGRVFGAYGIPDKYIGGGNVNIFNNDRRISVIGLVNNVSRQNFSFEDILGTTEEAGSRTSNKNFMVRPLDGISTVQAIGINYSDDWGKKGKVTASYFFNRTDNRNTSRSDKQTFTASDKLVLYTDENRSKALNLNHRFNSRIDYRFSERHSMMMRTSFSLQDNDSRNELLSRTDNKFSDDDIRFVNRRRNFGLSDSKGFNVSNSLIYRYRLPGKKSHNLTFGLGGAYRSYEQFSFPRQYTFRDPDDIECDTADYSSRNVTRTDRDQPGYDVSGSASYTRALSKRSRLSLEYRINYTDNSVDRSTFVLTKENVFPDERSPKQSTEYDYAFLTHRVGSTYQYYFKKTKVAATLYYQHAEFDSDYAFPYRQKTGASFDNLTYNVVSNISVSRNNTLKFTAVGRTSNPRATDLQGIVNTTNRQNVFAGNPRLDPVYTHRLTGQYIRTSPKRGRTFTVSAEAAISPNTITDSLVIDTPDFVIDDEGTLLGEGNQFTKPVNLPGYWSLRASVNYGMPVRWLRSNLNFRAGVSTGRIPSIINGERNELSNSSYNAGLVLGSNISESVDFRVSYTGRYNVSKSTSHVRTLDNTYFSQTARAEATFVAWKRLVVRANADYNYYKGITDTFLEERLICNALLGVKLFRNRLGEVSVGVNDLLDQNGTTFRRTVTGTTLRNVTNLGVGRYVSFQFTYNLRLFRRQSNAVMDALQGK, from the coding sequence TTGGCAACCGAACCCCTCCTTAATCCGATGAACCCGGGAAAGACATTGCCGCTCTTGCTGTTCTGCCTGCTCTGCGCCGCGACCGCCGCGGCACAGTCCGTCACCGTGCGTTTCCGGGTCGCCGACCGCGCGACGCGCGATGCGGTGGTGGGTGCCGTCGCCGAACTGCGAAGCCGCACGGACACCGCGGCCGCAGCCCTCTACACCACCTCGGACATCGACGGCCGGGGACTCTTCCCCCGTGTGCCGCGAGGCGAATACCGTCTGACCGTCACTTCGCTGGGCTACGACTCGCTGCGCACCGACCTGCGGGTCGGAACGACCGCCGTGACGCTCGATTCGCTGTGGCTCGCACCCCGCGCCGAAACCATCGACGACGTGGTGGTCGAGGTTCCGGCGCTCCGGTCGTCGGTCCGCGGCGACACGCTCTCCTACCGCGCCTCGGCCTACAAGGTGGCGTTCGGGTCGGACGCCGGCTCGCTGATCTCGAAAATGCCCGGACTGGAGATCGCCGACGGGGCGATCGAGGCGCAGGGCCGCAGCGTGCAGCGCGTCTATGTCGATGGACGCGAATTTTTCGGCAACGACGTGATGTCGGCCGTGCGCAACATCCCGGCCGACATGATCGAGAGCATCGACATCTACAACACGCAGAGCGACCAGTCGGAATTCACGGGCGTGGACACCGGCGAAGGGGTCACGGCGCTGAACATCGTGACGCTGCCCGACAAGCGGCGGGGCGCTTTCGGCCGCGTGTTCGGGGCCTACGGCATCCCGGACAAATACATCGGCGGAGGCAACGTCAACATCTTCAACAACGACCGCCGGATCTCGGTGATCGGTCTGGTGAACAACGTCAGCCGCCAGAACTTCTCGTTCGAGGACATCCTCGGAACCACCGAGGAGGCGGGTTCCCGGACCTCGAACAAGAACTTCATGGTGCGCCCGCTGGACGGCATCTCGACCGTGCAGGCCATCGGAATCAATTACAGCGACGACTGGGGCAAGAAAGGCAAGGTCACGGCCAGCTACTTCTTCAACCGCACCGACAACCGCAACACCAGCCGCAGCGACAAGCAGACCTTCACCGCATCGGACAAGCTGGTGCTCTACACCGACGAGAACCGTTCGAAAGCGCTCAACCTCAACCACCGTTTCAATTCGCGCATCGACTACCGGTTTTCGGAGCGCCATTCGATGATGATGCGCACGTCGTTCAGCTTGCAGGACAACGACTCGCGCAACGAACTCCTGAGCCGCACGGACAACAAGTTCTCCGACGACGACATCCGCTTCGTCAACCGCCGCCGCAACTTCGGACTGAGCGACAGCAAGGGATTCAACGTCTCGAACAGCCTGATCTACCGCTACCGCCTGCCGGGCAAAAAGTCGCACAACCTCACGTTCGGCCTCGGGGGCGCCTACCGCTCCTACGAGCAGTTCAGCTTCCCGCGGCAGTACACCTTCCGCGACCCCGACGACATCGAGTGCGACACCGCGGACTACTCCTCGCGCAACGTCACGCGCACCGACCGCGACCAGCCGGGCTACGACGTGAGCGGCAGCGCGAGCTACACCCGGGCGCTCTCGAAGCGGTCGCGCCTGAGCCTCGAATACCGCATCAACTACACCGACAACAGCGTGGACCGCAGCACGTTCGTGCTCACCAAGGAGAACGTGTTTCCGGACGAACGCAGCCCGAAGCAGTCCACGGAGTACGACTATGCGTTCCTGACCCACCGCGTCGGCAGCACCTACCAGTACTATTTCAAGAAGACGAAGGTCGCGGCGACGCTCTACTACCAGCACGCCGAATTCGACAGCGACTACGCCTTTCCCTACCGCCAGAAGACCGGCGCGTCGTTCGACAACCTGACCTACAACGTGGTGTCGAACATCAGTGTTTCGCGCAACAACACCCTGAAATTCACGGCCGTGGGCCGCACGTCGAATCCCCGCGCCACCGACCTGCAAGGCATCGTCAACACCACCAACCGCCAGAACGTCTTCGCCGGAAACCCCCGTCTCGACCCGGTCTACACCCACCGGCTGACGGGGCAGTACATCCGCACCAGCCCCAAACGGGGCCGCACGTTCACCGTCTCGGCCGAGGCGGCGATCAGCCCCAACACCATCACCGACTCGCTGGTGATCGACACGCCGGATTTCGTCATCGACGACGAAGGGACGCTGCTGGGCGAGGGCAACCAGTTCACCAAGCCGGTGAACCTCCCGGGATACTGGAGCCTGCGCGCCAGCGTCAACTACGGCATGCCGGTGCGGTGGCTGCGTTCGAACCTCAATTTCCGGGCGGGGGTCTCGACGGGGCGCATCCCGAGCATCATCAACGGCGAGCGCAACGAACTGTCGAACAGCTCCTACAACGCCGGGTTGGTGCTGGGCAGCAACATCTCGGAAAGCGTCGATTTCCGCGTCAGCTACACGGGGCGCTACAACGTGAGCAAGAGCACGTCGCACGTCCGCACGCTGGACAACACCTATTTCAGCCAGACCGCCCGGGCCGAAGCCACGTTCGTGGCGTGGAAACGCCTCGTCGTGCGCGCCAACGCCGACTACAACTACTACAAGGGCATCACGGACACGTTCCTCGAAGAGCGGCTGATCTGCAACGCCCTGCTGGGCGTGAAACTCTTCCGCAACCGGCTGGGCGAGGTGAGCGTCGGGGTGAACGACCTGCTGGACCAGAACGGCACGACCTTCCGCCGCACGGTGACGGGCACCACGCTGCGCAACGTGACGAACCTCGGCGTCGGCCGCTACGTCTCGTTCCAGTTCACCTACAACCTGCGCCTCTTCCGCCGCCAGAGCAACGCCGTAATGGATGCCCTGCAAGGCAAATAA